Proteins encoded together in one Amblyomma americanum isolate KBUSLIRL-KWMA chromosome 1, ASM5285725v1, whole genome shotgun sequence window:
- the LOC144134198 gene encoding tubulin beta chain-like isoform X2, translating into MREIVHIQTGQCGNQIGAKFWEVISDEHGIDPSGAYYGDSDLQLERINVYYNEAPDKYVPRAILVDLEPGTMEAVRSGPFGQLFRPDNFVFGQGGAGNNWAKGHYTEGAELVDSVLDVVRKEAESCDCMQGFQLTHSLGGGTGSGMGTLLISKIREEYPDRIMNTYSVVPSPKVSDTVVEPYNATLSVHQLVENTDETFCIDNEALYDICFRTLKLTTPTYGDLNHLVSATMSGVTTCLRFPGQLNADLRKLAVNMVPFPRLHFFLTGFAPLTSRGCQEYRALTVPELTQQMFDAKNMMAACDPRHGRYLTVAAVFRGRMSMREVDDQMLNIQNKDSSYFVEWIPNNVKTAVCDIPPRGLKMSATFIANSTAIQELFKRISEQFTAMFRRKAFLHWYTGEGMDELEFIEAESDLNELVSEYQQYQEATADDEGEFE; encoded by the exons TTTTGGGAGGTCATTTCCGATGAGCACGGCATCGATCCGAGCGGAGCCTACTATGGTGATTCCgacctccagttggagcgcatcaatgtctactacaaCGAGGCCCCCG ataaatacgtgcctcgggccatcctggttgacctggagccgggaaccatggaGGCCGTCCGCTCGGGACCCTTCGGACAACTATTCCGGCCGGACAACTTCGTGTTCG GTCAGGGTGGTGCtggcaacaactgggccaagggccactacaccgagggtgctgaactggtggaCTCTGTGCTCGACGTTGTGCGCAAGGAGGCGGAATCCTGCGACTGcatgcagggattccagctgacccactccctgggcggtggtactggatctggcatgggcacactgctcatctcgaagatccgtgaagagtaccccgatcgcatcatgaacacctacagtgtagtgccctctccaaag gtttcggacactgtcgtcgagccctacaatgctactttgtcagtgcatcagcttgtggagaacaccgacgagaccttttgcatcgacaacgaagcactctacgacatctgcttccggacgctgaagctcacgactcccacctacggagaccttaaccacttggtttctgcaacgatgtcgggtgtgaccacatgcctgag atttcctgggcagctgaatgctgatcttcgcaagctggccgttaacatggtgcccttccctcgcctccacttcttcctgactggctttgctccactcacgtcccgcggctgccaggagtaccgggctctgactgtgccagagctgacgcaacagatgttcgatgccaaaaacatgatggctgcttgcgacccccgccacggtcgttacctgacagttgctgcagtcttcagaggTCGAATGAGCATGCGAGAAGTCGAtgaccagatgctcaacatcCAGAACAAAGACTCGAGTTACTTCGTTGAATGGATCCCGAACAAcgtaaagacagctgtctgtgacataccgcctcgaggtctgaagatgtctgctactttcattgcgaacagcacagccattcaagagcttttcaaacggatctccgagcagtttacag ctatgttccgccgcaaggcctttctgcactggtacaccggagagggcatggacgagttgGAGTTCATCGAGGCAGAGTCCGACTTGAACGAACTGGTGtcagaataccaacagtaccaggaggcGACAGCTGATGACGAGGGGGAATTCGAGTag
- the LOC144134198 gene encoding tubulin beta chain-like isoform X1 has translation MREIVHIQTGQCGNQIGAKFWEVISDEHGIDPSGAYYGDSDLQLERINVYYNEAPGDKYVPRAILVDLEPGTMEAVRSGPFGQLFRPDNFVFGQGGAGNNWAKGHYTEGAELVDSVLDVVRKEAESCDCMQGFQLTHSLGGGTGSGMGTLLISKIREEYPDRIMNTYSVVPSPKVSDTVVEPYNATLSVHQLVENTDETFCIDNEALYDICFRTLKLTTPTYGDLNHLVSATMSGVTTCLRFPGQLNADLRKLAVNMVPFPRLHFFLTGFAPLTSRGCQEYRALTVPELTQQMFDAKNMMAACDPRHGRYLTVAAVFRGRMSMREVDDQMLNIQNKDSSYFVEWIPNNVKTAVCDIPPRGLKMSATFIANSTAIQELFKRISEQFTAMFRRKAFLHWYTGEGMDELEFIEAESDLNELVSEYQQYQEATADDEGEFE, from the exons TTTTGGGAGGTCATTTCCGATGAGCACGGCATCGATCCGAGCGGAGCCTACTATGGTGATTCCgacctccagttggagcgcatcaatgtctactacaaCGAGGCCCCCG gagataaatacgtgcctcgggccatcctggttgacctggagccgggaaccatggaGGCCGTCCGCTCGGGACCCTTCGGACAACTATTCCGGCCGGACAACTTCGTGTTCG GTCAGGGTGGTGCtggcaacaactgggccaagggccactacaccgagggtgctgaactggtggaCTCTGTGCTCGACGTTGTGCGCAAGGAGGCGGAATCCTGCGACTGcatgcagggattccagctgacccactccctgggcggtggtactggatctggcatgggcacactgctcatctcgaagatccgtgaagagtaccccgatcgcatcatgaacacctacagtgtagtgccctctccaaag gtttcggacactgtcgtcgagccctacaatgctactttgtcagtgcatcagcttgtggagaacaccgacgagaccttttgcatcgacaacgaagcactctacgacatctgcttccggacgctgaagctcacgactcccacctacggagaccttaaccacttggtttctgcaacgatgtcgggtgtgaccacatgcctgag atttcctgggcagctgaatgctgatcttcgcaagctggccgttaacatggtgcccttccctcgcctccacttcttcctgactggctttgctccactcacgtcccgcggctgccaggagtaccgggctctgactgtgccagagctgacgcaacagatgttcgatgccaaaaacatgatggctgcttgcgacccccgccacggtcgttacctgacagttgctgcagtcttcagaggTCGAATGAGCATGCGAGAAGTCGAtgaccagatgctcaacatcCAGAACAAAGACTCGAGTTACTTCGTTGAATGGATCCCGAACAAcgtaaagacagctgtctgtgacataccgcctcgaggtctgaagatgtctgctactttcattgcgaacagcacagccattcaagagcttttcaaacggatctccgagcagtttacag ctatgttccgccgcaaggcctttctgcactggtacaccggagagggcatggacgagttgGAGTTCATCGAGGCAGAGTCCGACTTGAACGAACTGGTGtcagaataccaacagtaccaggaggcGACAGCTGATGACGAGGGGGAATTCGAGTag
- the LOC144134198 gene encoding tubulin beta chain-like isoform X3, translating to MRKPDWSEGDKYVPRAILVDLEPGTMEAVRSGPFGQLFRPDNFVFGQGGAGNNWAKGHYTEGAELVDSVLDVVRKEAESCDCMQGFQLTHSLGGGTGSGMGTLLISKIREEYPDRIMNTYSVVPSPKVSDTVVEPYNATLSVHQLVENTDETFCIDNEALYDICFRTLKLTTPTYGDLNHLVSATMSGVTTCLRFPGQLNADLRKLAVNMVPFPRLHFFLTGFAPLTSRGCQEYRALTVPELTQQMFDAKNMMAACDPRHGRYLTVAAVFRGRMSMREVDDQMLNIQNKDSSYFVEWIPNNVKTAVCDIPPRGLKMSATFIANSTAIQELFKRISEQFTAMFRRKAFLHWYTGEGMDELEFIEAESDLNELVSEYQQYQEATADDEGEFE from the exons gagataaatacgtgcctcgggccatcctggttgacctggagccgggaaccatggaGGCCGTCCGCTCGGGACCCTTCGGACAACTATTCCGGCCGGACAACTTCGTGTTCG GTCAGGGTGGTGCtggcaacaactgggccaagggccactacaccgagggtgctgaactggtggaCTCTGTGCTCGACGTTGTGCGCAAGGAGGCGGAATCCTGCGACTGcatgcagggattccagctgacccactccctgggcggtggtactggatctggcatgggcacactgctcatctcgaagatccgtgaagagtaccccgatcgcatcatgaacacctacagtgtagtgccctctccaaag gtttcggacactgtcgtcgagccctacaatgctactttgtcagtgcatcagcttgtggagaacaccgacgagaccttttgcatcgacaacgaagcactctacgacatctgcttccggacgctgaagctcacgactcccacctacggagaccttaaccacttggtttctgcaacgatgtcgggtgtgaccacatgcctgag atttcctgggcagctgaatgctgatcttcgcaagctggccgttaacatggtgcccttccctcgcctccacttcttcctgactggctttgctccactcacgtcccgcggctgccaggagtaccgggctctgactgtgccagagctgacgcaacagatgttcgatgccaaaaacatgatggctgcttgcgacccccgccacggtcgttacctgacagttgctgcagtcttcagaggTCGAATGAGCATGCGAGAAGTCGAtgaccagatgctcaacatcCAGAACAAAGACTCGAGTTACTTCGTTGAATGGATCCCGAACAAcgtaaagacagctgtctgtgacataccgcctcgaggtctgaagatgtctgctactttcattgcgaacagcacagccattcaagagcttttcaaacggatctccgagcagtttacag ctatgttccgccgcaaggcctttctgcactggtacaccggagagggcatggacgagttgGAGTTCATCGAGGCAGAGTCCGACTTGAACGAACTGGTGtcagaataccaacagtaccaggaggcGACAGCTGATGACGAGGGGGAATTCGAGTag
- the LOC144134198 gene encoding tubulin beta-4B chain-like isoform X4: MRKPDWSEDKYVPRAILVDLEPGTMEAVRSGPFGQLFRPDNFVFGQGGAGNNWAKGHYTEGAELVDSVLDVVRKEAESCDCMQGFQLTHSLGGGTGSGMGTLLISKIREEYPDRIMNTYSVVPSPKVSDTVVEPYNATLSVHQLVENTDETFCIDNEALYDICFRTLKLTTPTYGDLNHLVSATMSGVTTCLRFPGQLNADLRKLAVNMVPFPRLHFFLTGFAPLTSRGCQEYRALTVPELTQQMFDAKNMMAACDPRHGRYLTVAAVFRGRMSMREVDDQMLNIQNKDSSYFVEWIPNNVKTAVCDIPPRGLKMSATFIANSTAIQELFKRISEQFTAMFRRKAFLHWYTGEGMDELEFIEAESDLNELVSEYQQYQEATADDEGEFE, translated from the exons ataaatacgtgcctcgggccatcctggttgacctggagccgggaaccatggaGGCCGTCCGCTCGGGACCCTTCGGACAACTATTCCGGCCGGACAACTTCGTGTTCG GTCAGGGTGGTGCtggcaacaactgggccaagggccactacaccgagggtgctgaactggtggaCTCTGTGCTCGACGTTGTGCGCAAGGAGGCGGAATCCTGCGACTGcatgcagggattccagctgacccactccctgggcggtggtactggatctggcatgggcacactgctcatctcgaagatccgtgaagagtaccccgatcgcatcatgaacacctacagtgtagtgccctctccaaag gtttcggacactgtcgtcgagccctacaatgctactttgtcagtgcatcagcttgtggagaacaccgacgagaccttttgcatcgacaacgaagcactctacgacatctgcttccggacgctgaagctcacgactcccacctacggagaccttaaccacttggtttctgcaacgatgtcgggtgtgaccacatgcctgag atttcctgggcagctgaatgctgatcttcgcaagctggccgttaacatggtgcccttccctcgcctccacttcttcctgactggctttgctccactcacgtcccgcggctgccaggagtaccgggctctgactgtgccagagctgacgcaacagatgttcgatgccaaaaacatgatggctgcttgcgacccccgccacggtcgttacctgacagttgctgcagtcttcagaggTCGAATGAGCATGCGAGAAGTCGAtgaccagatgctcaacatcCAGAACAAAGACTCGAGTTACTTCGTTGAATGGATCCCGAACAAcgtaaagacagctgtctgtgacataccgcctcgaggtctgaagatgtctgctactttcattgcgaacagcacagccattcaagagcttttcaaacggatctccgagcagtttacag ctatgttccgccgcaaggcctttctgcactggtacaccggagagggcatggacgagttgGAGTTCATCGAGGCAGAGTCCGACTTGAACGAACTGGTGtcagaataccaacagtaccaggaggcGACAGCTGATGACGAGGGGGAATTCGAGTag